CACATTACACGTTTACGGACATCTGCCAAAAATCTTATCAAATAAATCAAATAAATCACAGTTCAGAATTTATAATACAGTTAATGCCATATAAATTTTCAGAAATGGTATAATAACCCAAGTTGCTACTAATAGGTTTTGGTGTTTTACTTGGGTATTTCTGCGTATTTCAATAGCACTTTTCAAGTATTTTCTTCACCCCGTAGGGGTGCTATGTCTATAGAGACGGTGTATCTAAGGGACCGCACCCCGTAGGGGTGCTATTGCTTCGCAGTGAGAACAAATAGGTGGCAACTTGCGTTATAATAATGCATCACGGTTTTCTTCCGAAAAAATAGACCGCTGATGCCAAGATATGGGCATCCTTGTGTCGTGATAAGAGCACATCTAAAAGTAGGAACGGAAATGTTAGCCACCCGATAAGCAGGGAAATCGCCTTCGCGACGAGAAGACTTCCAAAAGAACAGATCAATCCGACATATTCTCGGAAGATCCAGTGGAGCGCAGTCGTGGGACCGGCACACGCGCCACTCTCAATTTCAGTGAAGGCGGTACAAAGTTGCACAATACCGGAGGCTGTCCAGCGTTGGTAATCATGCGGGGAGGCATGGTAGCCTTGTAGGAAGGGTACCGCGACGCAGATATAGCCGCCGGGCTTCAGGACACGATAGACTTCCGAGACAACGGTATCCGGCGAATGGACATGCTCAAGCACGGCTTCAGAGATAACAGCATCAAAGGTATTGTCCTTGAACGGTAAAAAATGCCCGTCCGCGATGATGTCAACTTCCGGGGTCGCTTCGATTTCAAGGTT
This region of Candidatus Poribacteria bacterium genomic DNA includes:
- a CDS encoding class I SAM-dependent methyltransferase is translated as MPESRPDLISRIKRKLRQNPFLSHLIGCPYPAPRWNRCVRRLLHELEPDANVLDLGAGNRRRAPNVINLEIEATPEVDIIADGHFLPFKDNTFDAVISEAVLEHVHSPDTVVSEVYRVLKPGGYICVAVPFLQGYHASPHDYQRWTASGIVQLCTAFTEIESGACAGPTTALHWIFREYVGLICSFGSLLVAKAISLLIGWLTFPFLLLDVLLSRHKDAHILASAVYFFGRKP